A genome region from Candidatus Parcubacteria bacterium includes the following:
- a CDS encoding UbiA family prenyltransferase: MAIEKILKFIWNEFIYTGHFLSLGAVSIVFTSAILLGIKITWDCLLVVYLGIHSAYLFNRYKELKIDLSTNPERTLYLQKHIKYIPFIISFYALLMTVILVFFNKTSVIIFGLVLFLIGLLYSIFLKECTKKIIGFKNYFVSLMWTLLIIFLAFYYFYPLNLTLILILIFVYLRCFMDTNFYDIKDIESDKKENLLTLAIVFGRKGLLRFLNLINVIALLPIILGVYLELFPMFSLILLFVIPITFYLLKKLEIEKINIAYLSEIAIGTEKISWSFLVLFGKFLL; this comes from the coding sequence ATGGCAATTGAGAAAATCCTAAAATTTATCTGGAATGAATTTATTTATACAGGACATTTTCTTTCTTTAGGAGCTGTGAGTATTGTTTTCACATCGGCTATTTTATTAGGAATTAAAATAACTTGGGATTGTTTATTAGTTGTTTATTTAGGTATACATTCAGCATATCTTTTTAATCGTTATAAAGAATTAAAGATAGATCTTTCTACAAATCCAGAGAGAACCCTATATTTGCAAAAACACATTAAATATATCCCCTTTATTATTTCTTTCTATGCTCTTTTGATGACAGTTATTCTAGTATTCTTTAATAAAACATCGGTTATAATCTTCGGACTTGTACTGTTTTTAATTGGCTTGCTTTATAGTATATTTTTAAAAGAATGTACTAAAAAAATAATTGGTTTTAAAAATTACTTTGTTTCTCTAATGTGGACATTATTAATAATATTTTTAGCTTTTTATTATTTTTATCCTCTAAACCTGACCCTAATATTGATTCTGATTTTTGTTTATTTACGATGTTTTATGGATACAAATTTTTATGATATTAAAGATATTGAAAGCGATAAAAAAGAAAATTTATTAACCTTAGCTATTGTTTTTGGAAGAAAAGGATTACTTAGATTTTTGAACTTAATTAATGTTATTGCATTGTTGCCAATTATTCTTGGAGTCTATTTGGAATTATTCCCCATGTTTTCACTAATACTTCTTTTTGTTATTCCTATTACGTTTTATTTATTAAAGAAATTAGAGATAGAGAAAATAAATATTGCTTACTTATCTGAGATTGCAATTGGTACAGAAAAGATTTCATGGTCTTTCCTTGTTTTATTTGGCAAATTTTTATTATGA